The Pocillopora verrucosa isolate sample1 chromosome 9, ASM3666991v2, whole genome shotgun sequence genome includes the window TAAATGACACGAGATGGAGTTCCAATACGGCATTGCAGTATTGCCTAAAATCttcaaataactttgaaatattcTATCAACTCTCTTCGCAACAAAAACGATCTACTTCCCTTTGCAGTTTGTGCACAAGGTGTCGAAGATTAACCACAATGGAAAGCAAGTAATTTCTGCGATTTCAATagctcaaaaatttcaaagttgttttctttttatcttttttgttcaGTTAGTAAGTTAGATCTCCTACGCTACAAAGTACATTTTTTGTAGCGTTGACGCGCCACTGGAAAATCTGCCGTTTTGCTCTATTCATAAATTTCTTTGGCCTACCACGAGCTGTATAACAGAGCCACTATTTTACTTTGCCTGAGGTGACAAACataaaaatatctgaaaaaaatgacaagtCATTTCTTCGAGGTACCattagaagaaaaacaaaacgaaaaagaacatttttcacCAATATCGAAAGAGAGCTTCTTGCAAAAATCAGGCACCACAACATGTACTACAAAGAATTAAGACAAGAAACCGGGTGCTAGCCCCTTATGAAGTCAAGCATAGTTTGACCGATAATCAAACAACCTATTGAGGGCATAAATGTGAAGGAAATTGAACCAATTGTTTGAATGactttgcaaaatttaattaagTATCAACTTGACACGAGTTGTGGACAAAACAAGCTTCTACCCTCTAAAGAAACAAAGGAATCACAACTGTGAGCAAGGGAACAAGAATTAATACACGCTAAAGAAGTGCATGTGATTTAAGTGGGCTTTTGAAAATCAGGAAATGaagtttgattgtttatttATGGAACTTTTGTTAGGTGGCTGATTATGAGAACTGCTGTATGTATTCATTTACGGTGCGTCAGTCGAAGTAATACATCGTTGAACAAATATTGCCTTGTTATCTATTCAGGATATTGCCGAGCGTCTGAAAAAGTTTAAGGACGAAACAGGAAAGATGCATAGTGGATCAGAAAGCGAGGACCCTGCAAAAGACTCTTGGATATACAAGGTAACACCAATAAGAACCATGATGAACgtcaaaaaaaaacatatattacTTTGTAACCTGGAACGTGCGATGAACTGATTGGTGATTCGATTTCTGTTTTAATCAATGAATGTGTAGCATCTACGAAGAAGGCTTTCCTCGTTGGAGTCAAGTCTCACCAGGCTGGAAAACAGAGTGGACCGATCTAAAGTCCGATGTCACGAAAGAAACACCAACTGGGATGCGAAGTCCAATGCCCCCATAATGTATCTCGACAGGCAAAATGTTAAGTGCCCCTCCGACTATTTCTTGGCCAGTTTTCACCTGATAAGATGGGCAAACTATGATAATGCGAAGGTTCGATACAACTACCGCTGTTGTAAATTCGTTCTGTAAATTAGAGAACGTTGTATCATTTACAGTCTAATTGATGTATTGAGTATACAATTCACGtgtgaaagtttaaaaataaaattataagacTGTGAATTTTGTTGACTGTTTTCTTCTCTCATTTTGCTCTTTCGTGTGTGGATGTGTGATCTTTGCAATGTAATTGGTTCTCAACAAAccgatttattcacaaattgctCTCGTGCTTACTCctgattgcattttttttcccaagcaGAATGGGACACTAGGACGAACAATTACTcaaatacataattttcattttatcttatttGCGACTGAATTCAAGTCTCGATTCAAGTCAAGAGCCTTAAAATGGGCAATTAAATCGTTCGGCAGAGAGTTTTGGTCTGATTTCATACTTGGGAATGAATTGAATCCTGCTTGTGCCGCGAACTCGGTCGATTTTGACCCATGAACAACAAAGACTAAAGATTTGCCACAAAATCAGTCTGGAAAAACTAATAATTTTCACTGATCACAGAACGACAATTTCCTATCGGTTCATATAGGTttgaactgaaaacaaagaGGAAGTTAGATATTAAAAAGCACTGGAAGTAATATCAGAATTTTTATGTAGTCCTGGCCTTATATCACGACCAACCTCTTTTCAACCTTGTTTCTCCTAGAGATACCACAGGAA containing:
- the LOC131796944 gene encoding uncharacterized protein, with protein sequence MKILASAIGRIFLCCALMSYMSYLSHASPLRETKEIMDNPELTAIRKERLMQRTQDAHTKVSKDIAERLKKFKDETGKMHSGSESEDPAKDSWIYKHLRRRLSSLESSLTRLENRVDRSKVRCHERNTNWDAKSNAPIMYLDRQNVKCPSDYFLASFHLIRWANYDNAKVRYNYRCCKFVL